One genomic window of Halovivax cerinus includes the following:
- a CDS encoding SLC13 family permease produces MTDPVLSTGALVVFTLIAVTLILFVTEVIPTDATAIGVLVSLAVLEPVTGVSAGDAISGFASTATITIVAMYMLSAGIQRTGLVQRLGLSLARFARGSETRALAATIVTAGPLAGFVNNTPIVAVFIPMISELAQKTGVSPSKLLLPLSYAAILGGTLTLIGTSTNLLASEFAVELVGRDPIGLFEFSALGVVILVVGLAYLMTVGRWLTPGRAPVEGDLVDEFDLQDHLTQVRVRPDASAIGSTVGELESRSTAKVRILQLRREDGPELTYDEESTSGAATTEPPIEHSTTASNIAGDTHTVDRREGDGDTTDRSDVTPASSDAGADGVVSFASVSPETRIQADDVLTVHGTLQAVNRFVGTQGLSQLLRRSVTDETFDGAASDDVLAKAVVSPESSFAGERLADSHLREVYRTTVLAIRRDGELLRTDLGERRLEPGDLLLIQTVPETIEYFADGTDLVVVDEDTLDRLLADESTERASLSSKTPLAVAIMAGVIGVAALGLAPIVISALAGVFCMVVTGCLSTSDAYDAVSWNVVFLLAGVLPLGIALEATGGSAVIAEALGGTESFLPHAGILLLCYLVTGILSNVITPVATIVLMAPIAVDTATRLGADPFSFLLAVTFAAATSFSTPVGYQTNLMVYGPGQYEFTDFLRVGGPLQLLLSVVTSIGIVALWGV; encoded by the coding sequence ATGACCGATCCCGTTCTCTCGACCGGTGCCCTCGTCGTCTTTACCCTGATCGCTGTCACACTGATCCTGTTCGTCACGGAAGTCATCCCGACCGACGCGACCGCGATCGGCGTGCTGGTCTCGCTCGCCGTCCTCGAACCGGTGACGGGTGTGTCCGCCGGCGACGCCATCTCCGGCTTCGCCAGCACGGCGACGATAACCATCGTCGCGATGTACATGCTGAGTGCGGGTATCCAGCGGACGGGGCTCGTCCAGCGGCTGGGCCTGTCGCTCGCACGGTTCGCCCGCGGCAGCGAGACGCGGGCACTCGCTGCGACCATCGTGACTGCCGGCCCGCTCGCGGGGTTCGTCAACAACACACCGATCGTGGCCGTCTTCATCCCGATGATCTCGGAACTCGCACAGAAGACGGGAGTGTCGCCCTCGAAACTCTTGCTCCCGCTCTCGTACGCGGCCATTCTCGGGGGCACGTTGACGCTCATCGGGACGTCCACCAACCTGCTCGCGAGCGAGTTCGCGGTCGAACTCGTCGGCCGCGACCCCATCGGGTTGTTCGAGTTCAGCGCGCTGGGCGTCGTGATCCTCGTGGTCGGACTCGCCTACCTCATGACGGTCGGCCGCTGGTTGACACCCGGGCGAGCGCCCGTCGAAGGGGACCTCGTCGACGAGTTCGACCTCCAGGATCACCTCACCCAGGTTCGGGTGCGCCCCGACGCATCGGCCATCGGGTCGACCGTGGGCGAGCTCGAATCACGATCGACGGCCAAGGTTCGCATTCTCCAGTTGCGACGCGAGGACGGCCCAGAACTGACGTACGACGAGGAGAGTACGAGCGGAGCGGCCACAACCGAGCCACCGATCGAACACTCAACGACGGCGTCCAATATAGCAGGAGACACCCACACGGTCGACCGTCGCGAAGGCGACGGGGACACCACGGACCGTTCCGACGTGACGCCGGCTTCGTCGGATGCAGGTGCCGACGGCGTGGTCTCGTTCGCGTCTGTCAGCCCGGAAACGCGGATTCAGGCGGACGACGTCCTCACGGTTCACGGAACGCTGCAGGCGGTCAATCGTTTCGTCGGTACACAGGGACTCTCACAACTGCTCCGCCGATCGGTCACGGATGAGACGTTCGACGGGGCTGCGAGCGACGACGTGCTCGCGAAGGCCGTCGTCTCGCCGGAGTCGTCGTTCGCCGGTGAGCGCCTGGCCGACTCACACCTCCGGGAGGTCTACCGGACGACGGTGCTCGCGATCCGTCGAGACGGCGAATTGCTCCGCACCGATCTGGGCGAGCGGCGTCTCGAACCAGGTGACCTGCTGTTGATCCAGACCGTCCCCGAAACCATCGAGTATTTCGCCGACGGGACAGACCTGGTCGTCGTCGACGAGGACACGCTCGACCGATTGCTCGCGGACGAGTCGACCGAACGGGCGTCACTCTCGTCGAAAACGCCACTCGCGGTGGCGATCATGGCGGGCGTGATCGGCGTGGCCGCGCTCGGACTGGCGCCGATCGTCATCTCGGCACTCGCCGGCGTCTTCTGCATGGTCGTCACCGGCTGTCTCTCGACGAGCGACGCCTACGATGCGGTCTCCTGGAACGTGGTATTTCTCCTCGCGGGTGTCCTGCCGCTTGGGATCGCCCTCGAGGCGACGGGCGGGTCGGCAGTCATCGCCGAGGCGCTGGGCGGGACGGAATCCTTCCTGCCGCACGCTGGGATCCTGTTACTCTGTTACCTCGTGACGGGAATTCTCTCGAACGTCATCACCCCAGTCGCGACGATCGTGTTGATGGCGCCGATCGCCGTCGATACCGCGACGAGACTCGGCGCCGATCCGTTTTCGTTCCTGCTCGCGGTCACGTTCGCCGCGGCGACGTCGTTCTCGACGCCGGTCGGGTACCAGACCAACCTGATGGTCTACGGGCCCGGACAGTACGAGTTCACCGACTTCCTTCGGGTCGGCGGCCCGCTCCAGTTGTTGCTCTCGGTCGTCACGTCGATCGGTATCGTCGCCCTCTGGGGCGTGTAA
- a CDS encoding TMEM165/GDT1 family protein produces the protein MSAFVEILVTAFVAQLLALPGEKGQLVIASLATRYNPYMVVAGAATAFGGWTAVEILLGNALKGALPVAALDAVTAGLFVVFAAWLLYGSLGAGDSTDRGGSERTPSGAAADAGPVAPGSATTDGGATAVDSTRSSHLDSHVSPAYRGFVPAFSMMVVGEFGDKTQLVTIGLAAQYGASAAIWAGEMLAIVPVSLATALVVDRSAARLDGGWLHRVAAAVFLVFALDIAAEYVVGVSLLPI, from the coding sequence ATGAGTGCGTTCGTCGAAATCCTCGTCACGGCGTTCGTCGCGCAACTTCTGGCCCTTCCGGGGGAGAAGGGCCAGCTCGTGATCGCGAGCCTCGCGACGCGCTACAACCCGTACATGGTCGTCGCTGGCGCGGCCACGGCGTTCGGCGGCTGGACGGCCGTCGAGATCCTCCTCGGGAACGCGCTCAAGGGGGCGCTCCCCGTCGCCGCGCTGGACGCCGTGACCGCCGGACTGTTCGTCGTCTTCGCCGCGTGGCTCCTGTACGGGTCTCTCGGAGCCGGCGACTCGACCGATCGTGGGGGATCGGAGCGCACACCTTCCGGAGCGGCCGCCGACGCCGGGCCGGTGGCGCCGGGGAGTGCGACGACGGACGGCGGTGCAACGGCGGTCGATTCGACCCGCTCGTCGCACCTCGACTCACACGTCTCCCCCGCCTACCGCGGGTTCGTCCCCGCCTTCTCGATGATGGTCGTCGGCGAATTCGGCGACAAGACACAACTCGTCACGATCGGACTGGCGGCCCAGTACGGTGCGTCCGCAGCGATCTGGGCGGGAGAGATGCTCGCCATCGTCCCAGTGAGCCTGGCGACGGCCCTCGTCGTCGACCGAAGCGCAGCTCGCCTCGACGGCGGGTGGCTCCACCGTGTCGCCGCCGCGGTCTTCCTCGTCTTCGCGCTGGATATCGCGGCGGAGTACGTCGTCGGGGTCTCGCTCCTGCCGATCTGA
- a CDS encoding helix-turn-helix transcriptional regulator, translating into MVLKNLWSQLSARFGEPVEEADAGPTDASGDDEETLSYAEQVEYGVDERDLADEDRILRLLVKRGGRVDRGTVLEKTGWSHDRLDDVVSEMEDDDQVSAITVGRQDIICRRGFEPKGYRSHLNE; encoded by the coding sequence ATGGTACTCAAAAACCTCTGGTCCCAGCTGTCCGCCAGGTTTGGGGAACCTGTCGAGGAGGCCGACGCAGGACCGACGGACGCGAGCGGGGACGACGAAGAGACGCTGAGCTACGCCGAGCAGGTCGAATACGGCGTCGACGAACGTGATCTCGCCGACGAGGATCGCATCCTCAGATTGCTCGTCAAACGTGGCGGGCGGGTCGACCGCGGGACCGTTCTCGAGAAGACCGGGTGGTCGCACGACCGCCTCGACGACGTCGTCTCCGAGATGGAAGACGACGACCAGGTCAGCGCCATCACCGTCGGGCGCCAGGACATAATCTGCCGTCGCGGATTCGAACCCAAAGGCTACCGGTCTCACCTGAACGAGTGA
- the surE gene encoding 5'/3'-nucleotidase SurE produces MDDELEILVTNDDGIDAPGIRAMADGLAAVGDVTVVAPADDQSAVGRRLSDEVTVEERSDGYAVSGTPADCVVAGFSELVPDPDLVVAGCNEGANLGAYVLGRSGTISAAVEAAFFGAPAIATSMYIPVGDGTLADVETTAADFAEPVRATRHLIEQSIAGGVFDEASYLNVNVPKDAGEGLPMDVTYPSTRYEMTAERDGTTITVEDRVWESMDPETIPDPPGTDRRSVAEGRISVSPLVAPHTTGSLDALESIAAAYPESDRR; encoded by the coding sequence ATGGACGACGAGCTGGAGATCCTGGTGACGAACGACGACGGCATCGACGCGCCGGGGATCCGGGCCATGGCGGACGGGCTTGCGGCCGTCGGCGACGTCACGGTCGTCGCGCCGGCCGACGACCAGAGCGCCGTGGGTCGACGCCTCTCCGACGAGGTGACGGTCGAAGAACGCTCGGACGGCTACGCCGTGAGTGGGACGCCCGCAGACTGTGTCGTCGCCGGCTTCTCCGAACTGGTCCCGGATCCGGACCTGGTGGTCGCGGGCTGCAACGAGGGGGCGAACCTGGGCGCGTACGTCCTCGGGCGCTCCGGGACGATCAGTGCCGCCGTCGAAGCTGCGTTCTTCGGTGCGCCGGCGATCGCCACGTCGATGTACATCCCCGTAGGCGATGGGACGCTCGCCGACGTCGAGACGACGGCCGCGGACTTCGCCGAACCGGTCAGGGCGACGCGGCACCTGATCGAGCAGTCGATAGCAGGTGGCGTCTTCGACGAGGCCTCGTATCTGAACGTCAACGTCCCGAAGGACGCCGGTGAGGGCCTCCCGATGGACGTCACGTATCCCTCGACGCGCTACGAGATGACCGCCGAGCGCGACGGAACGACCATCACGGTCGAGGACCGCGTCTGGGAGTCGATGGATCCCGAGACTATTCCGGATCCGCCGGGTACCGATCGGCGGTCGGTCGCGGAGGGACGAATCAGTGTCTCTCCCCTCGTCGCGCCGCACACGACGGGGTCACTCGACGCCCTGGAGTCGATCGCGGCCGCCTACCCGGAGAGCGACCGTCGGTGA